The Theobroma cacao cultivar B97-61/B2 chromosome 1, Criollo_cocoa_genome_V2, whole genome shotgun sequence genome contains the following window.
atttttaattttaataatatttaataatttataattaatattacaaaatttcatacaattgaaatattaattaatttttatatgcaATTGTCCTTCAAtcataattgttttttttattaatattaactttacattttaaaaatatttgtattttatataattattatttaaaataaataaaaataaagtgtTCATTGGCCGTGATTTGCGAAATTACCAACTTACCCACACTAAAATCCCAAACTGACAACCTGAAGCCCTTCTCCATTTCTCCGTCTCTTTGAAACTGACAACCTTAAACCCTAACAGTCCACATGATCCTAACTCGCCTCACCCGCCAAAAACAACCACCACTCGCAATCACCGCCACGCTCCTCACGCGCCACCTCTCCACCTCCGCCTCCTCCTCAAAGCTTCGCGACCATTACTCCTTCCAGCCACCACCATCCCTTTCTCCAAACCCCCAAAACACCACCCCGAATCCTAATCTGAACAAAAAGCAGAAACCCAAATACCGACCAGCGTCGTCTCTCGATCGGATTAAGCCGACACATTCCGATTTGGCCTTCGATTTCCGGTTCAGTTACACTGAGAGCAGCCCGACGGTGAGGCCCATTGGGCTCAGAGAGCCCAAGTACTCGCCGTTCGGACCAGGCCGATTGGACCGTGAATGGACTGGGGTTTGTGCTCCTGCTGTGGACCCGAAGGTGAAATCGGTGGACGGTTCGGAGGATCCAAAATTGGAGGAGAAGAGGAGGCTGCTGAGGGAGAGGATTCAGGGGACGCCTCTTATTGAGGCTGAGAGAAAGATTTTGGTGGGAAAGTGTCAGAgaaataaaactaaaaggCAAATAAATTTGGGTATTGTGTACAGTTTTTAAATCttactcctttttttttcctaattttTAGTGTAATTATGGCATTGTAGCTTCATgatgttctttttcttttggtttatGGAATTTATATTGCTTTGTGTTTTCAGTATGAGTCTTTGGTTTGTGTTATCAATTAGGTGTTGTTGGGGTTTAAGTTTTTTGTTGGACTCTGTATGATGGTTATCTGATTGATTATGCTTGTGATGGTTGATTCCTTGAAGTATATGAAGCAAAAGCAAGGACTTGAGAATATGAGATAATAATACGGCTTTGATAGTCAcaatgttaaaattaaaagacaaTGGATAATCAAAGAAGTTATTCCGAAGatttttgcttattttttgTAACCTTTTGCATATAGGGATTAGGGAGGTAGGTTTTCAAGGGTCTAAAAACTCTTGTAGGAAGCTGTGAGGGAGTGTAGAACCTCTTCGAGGAGAAGAAATGGATTTTATACAAGGCCAAGCTtcattttaagtgttttggCATTGTGATTGGATCAATCTATTCTTTCATGGAATGTTCACTACTTTCCATTACATTGCCTTGTAGAAGATATTCTTTATGGAATTTTTCGATTGTTATTATCACAGGTTGTCTTATAGCATGGTGTTCTGATGTCTTGAAATGTAGGGAGAGATGGTTTAACACATAACATGCTGAATGATATTCATAATCATTGGACATATGCTGAAGCAGTTAGGATTAAGTGTCTTGGTGTCCCCACTGTTGACATGAAGAACGTGTGCACCCAGCTTGAGGTACAGTGTTTACTGCTAATATAGACAGTGCCCTATGTTCAGCTCTAGCATTTTGAAGGgaagaattttcttttcatatagTATCTTTATGTCCTAGATGTTCTGAGCTTCCAATACTTGTATCCTGTATCTCATGTATGTGTTTTATATTGACTATTGACTGACATAATATCATGTACTTACTAGATTTTCCTATGTCGTGAATTTAAGTATTATATGTGCAAATAACTATGAGATATTTACCCTTGCCACGGATTTTGAATAACTATTGCAGGATAAAACATTTGGAAAGATCATCCAGAGGCATGGTGGTACACTTATATTGTACAGAGGCCGGAATTATAATCGCAAGAAAAGACCTGTAATTCCTTTAATGTTGTGGAAACCTCATGAGCCTGTTTATCCCAGGTTGATTAAAACTACTATTGATGGTCTAAGTATTgaggaaacaaaagaaatgagaaagagaGGACTAGCTGTTCCTGTTCTAACAAAACTTGGTACTTTTTGTGTCATCCTGTTGGCTTCTAGTTTCTGGTATGGTTTTAAGCAGTTACTTATTGCAAGTTAAATTTGCAGCCAAGAATGGTTACTATGGTAGTCTGGTACCCATGGTCAGAGATGCTTTTCTTGTTAGCGAGCTGGTGCGTATTGACTGCACGGGACTTGAAAGAAGtgattacaagaaaatagGCTGCAAACTCAGggtaaaaattatatttcttttaaagataTATTTTAACTTTCTTTGCTGACTGGATTGGCAGTGTGATACAAGTTTATCTGATCAGCTTACTAGTGTACTcatgctttctttctttcccattATAGTCAAGAACTACTGATGTTTCAATCTAGCATACATATCTGCATTTTCAATAGCTTTGTGAGCTTATTTCTTTGTAGAGGGATATAAACCTACTATTCCACACTGTTTGTTTAACAAACCTTCCCCAAAGTGATTTgcaagggaaaaagaaagaagttgAGTTGCCCTTGGTCTGTGTATTTACATATTGTGCATGTTTAAAGTTTCTATCATGGGAACTGAAAATTGGTGAACTTTGaaatgttcttttttttcatcttctaAACGAAGGGCCTTTCTGATCTTATGCACTTGTAATgcttttcaatattaaattttttagccaacttttaattttggtaCAGGACCTGGTTCCTTGTATCCTTGTGACATTTGACAAGGAGCAGGTTGTGGTGTGGAGAGGAAGAGACTACAAGCCTCCAGACGATGGGCATTTCTTCAGCAACCGAGAATTTTTTGATGAGCCAAGTGGTGATGTGGAGAGATGTGATAGCTCGGATGAGAGTAATGATCAATAGGTCTGCATCTGTAATATACCCCAAATGTATTTATTCACACTTATCAAAGATGGAAATGGATCAAAGATCTTGGAGAAATGCATGACCAGATGAATGTATTTGTCTGTTTATTAGTTATTACGTAGACTTTTCAGGATTCTCACACCTTCAGAGCAGATTGTAAATCTTTGCACATGCACTGTATTTGTCAGAGTTTAGATCTGGAATACAATATGTCATAAACCAGGATTGCATCttggtttttcaatttttaatagtATTTTTTCTCAACTCTCACTCTTTCAGCTTGCATTCAATAATagtagtttttttattttctctaaatatatttttttgataaaattccAACAGTTAGGAGATTATTGCTAAGTGCcaacttgttttcttttcgTGCAAGATTGCAAGTCCTTGTAAGCTTAAGGTTGTGAAGTTCCATGTGGTTGAGATTTGCATGGGCAATAAGTGCAGGGTCAAGTAGTCCTGTTTGAACATTATTGAAGTGGTGTTGGATCTATCTTATATGTCTGTTTCTCTAGGCCTATAGGTTTTATGCAAAAACTAGGTAGTGGCAGGCACCAAACATCTCAAAATCAAGTTGTTGAAATGTCAAAAACAATCCCCCCTACCCCTACACCATTCATATTGGCATGCCGACTACAAGGGGATGGAATTCAATTTGTTTGTCTCCTTAGCATGCGGAAGTACTAGGGAGAAAGTTGACGGGCTTGGTTATTCCAGCCATCAAATGCAATTTGCCAAATCTTGAAAGTAGAGGGGGCCGATGATGGGTCTCTTTTTCCAAATTCTGGTTGACCCTGGACCCCTACATTGTTAAGGTCCCTTGTTTTCTTATTCAAGGGGGATCCAGGACTGTAAACGATCTAAGCCCGTGCCCAAATAAGCCTTCTGTATGAGTCCAATCCAA
Protein-coding sequences here:
- the LOC18614248 gene encoding CRS2-associated factor 1, mitochondrial, which produces MILTRLTRQKQPPLAITATLLTRHLSTSASSSKLRDHYSFQPPPSLSPNPQNTTPNPNLNKKQKPKYRPASSLDRIKPTHSDLAFDFRFSYTESSPTVRPIGLREPKYSPFGPGRLDREWTGVCAPAVDPKVKSVDGSEDPKLEEKRRLLRERIQGTPLIEAERKILVGKCQRNKTKRQINLGRDGLTHNMLNDIHNHWTYAEAVRIKCLGVPTVDMKNVCTQLEDKTFGKIIQRHGGTLILYRGRNYNRKKRPVIPLMLWKPHEPVYPRLIKTTIDGLSIEETKEMRKRGLAVPVLTKLAKNGYYGSLVPMVRDAFLVSELVRIDCTGLERSDYKKIGCKLRDLVPCILVTFDKEQVVVWRGRDYKPPDDGHFFSNREFFDEPSGDVERCDSSDESNDQ